From the Bacteroidia bacterium genome, one window contains:
- a CDS encoding CTP synthase: protein MKTTKYVFITGGVVSSLGKGIAASSLGMLLQSRGLTVTIQKFDPYINVDPGTMSPYQHGEVYVTEDGAETDLDLGHYERFLSRDMTRDNNTTTGQIYNHVIQKERRGDYLGATVQVIPHITDEIKRRYARLAKGDEYDVIITEIGGTVGDIESLPFLEAMRQFVMAVGRKNAIIVHLTLVPFIPSAGELKTKPTQHSVKMLLELGIQPDMLLCRADRALPRSIREKIGLFCNVEPDLVIEARDVDTIYEVPMQYKQERFDEQVIRLLRLRTQEPDLDRWTKILKRIKEPKFTLDIGLCGKYAEYHDAYKSIIESFVHGGAENNARVRLTWIHSEDIEKHGAARYLKDIDGLLVAPGFGERGIEGKIKAVQYVRENKIPFFGICLGLQCAVIEFARNVCGIADANSTEFGETKSNVIDLMLEQKSIQTMGGTMRLGGFPCQLKRGTKAYEAYGKKLISERHRHRYEVNNEYRAVLEQHGLVFSGTSPDEALMEMIELADHPWFVASQFHPELKSRAVDPHPLFRNFVKAALQYKLLRTGAALPAEETDASTESARAAH from the coding sequence ATGAAAACCACGAAATACGTCTTTATCACCGGCGGTGTCGTTTCCTCTCTTGGCAAGGGAATCGCGGCGTCCTCGCTCGGTATGCTGCTGCAATCGCGCGGCCTCACCGTCACCATTCAGAAATTCGATCCCTATATCAATGTCGATCCGGGCACCATGAGCCCGTATCAGCACGGAGAGGTGTACGTCACCGAAGACGGCGCGGAAACCGACCTCGATCTTGGTCATTACGAGCGCTTCCTGAGCCGCGACATGACGCGAGATAACAACACCACCACGGGCCAGATTTACAATCACGTCATTCAGAAGGAGCGTCGCGGCGATTATCTCGGTGCCACGGTGCAGGTGATTCCGCATATCACCGATGAGATCAAGCGGCGCTACGCCCGGCTCGCCAAGGGCGACGAGTACGACGTCATTATCACCGAAATCGGTGGGACTGTGGGCGATATCGAGAGTCTGCCCTTTCTCGAAGCCATGCGCCAGTTCGTCATGGCCGTCGGCAGAAAAAATGCCATCATCGTGCATCTGACGCTGGTCCCCTTCATTCCCAGCGCCGGAGAATTGAAAACCAAACCCACGCAGCATTCCGTGAAAATGCTGCTGGAACTCGGGATTCAACCCGACATGCTGCTTTGTCGTGCCGACAGAGCGCTTCCCCGCTCCATCCGCGAAAAAATAGGTCTGTTCTGTAATGTGGAGCCGGACCTCGTGATAGAAGCGCGGGATGTGGACACGATTTACGAAGTGCCCATGCAGTACAAGCAGGAGCGCTTCGACGAGCAGGTTATCCGCCTGCTCCGTCTCCGCACGCAGGAACCCGACCTCGATCGCTGGACCAAGATTCTCAAACGCATCAAGGAACCGAAATTCACCCTGGATATCGGTCTGTGCGGCAAGTACGCCGAGTACCACGATGCCTACAAGAGCATCATCGAATCCTTCGTGCATGGCGGCGCAGAAAACAACGCGCGCGTGCGCCTGACCTGGATTCATTCCGAAGACATCGAGAAGCACGGCGCCGCGCGTTATCTCAAAGATATTGACGGACTGCTCGTCGCTCCCGGTTTCGGAGAGCGGGGGATTGAAGGAAAAATCAAGGCCGTGCAATACGTGCGCGAGAACAAGATCCCGTTTTTCGGGATTTGCCTCGGACTGCAATGCGCCGTCATCGAGTTCGCCCGCAACGTCTGCGGCATCGCCGATGCGAACAGCACAGAATTCGGCGAGACAAAATCCAACGTCATCGACCTCATGCTCGAGCAGAAGAGCATTCAGACCATGGGCGGGACCATGCGCCTCGGGGGCTTCCCCTGCCAGCTCAAGCGGGGGACCAAGGCCTATGAAGCCTACGGAAAGAAGCTCATCAGCGAGCGGCACCGCCATCGCTACGAAGTGAACAACGAATACCGCGCGGTGCTCGAGCAGCACGGATTGGTATTCAGCGGTACCTCGCCCGATGAAGCACTCATGGAAATGATCGAGCTCGCGGACCATCCGTGGTTCGTCGCTTCGCAGTTCCATCCCGAACTCAAATCACGCGCGGTGGATCCCCACCCGCTGTTCAGGAATTTCGTCAAGGCGGCTCTTCAGTATAAGCTGCTGCGCACCGGCGCCGCGCTGCCGGCCGAAGAGACCGACGCATCCACAGAATCGGCGCGCGCCGCCCATTGA
- a CDS encoding phosphatidate cytidylyltransferase — translation MSNTGTRVLVALIAIPGILVLAWFGGYAWLLFIAAVQIAALIEFSALVRAKGAEAQTGVMIATSLLLLLVFLHERLEHDIAAITGGTTWPLQWQSLLWILLLFMLLVLLVELFRNRPSPLLNIGATVAGVLYVGLFLACTLGIREIFSVIEFPVGRVFGTAELSAAQADQLWNWGGWTVIALLGSIWMCDTAAYFGGRSMGRHKLFPRVSPNKTWEGALWGFAAAVGSMLLARALVLDYLSIADAITLGCIIGVLGQLGDLAESLLKRDAGVKDSSALLPGHGGVFDRFDSLIFVSPAVFLYLDFVVFA, via the coding sequence GTGAGCAATACCGGGACGCGCGTTCTCGTCGCGCTGATCGCGATACCGGGTATTCTCGTTCTGGCATGGTTTGGCGGCTATGCCTGGTTGCTGTTTATCGCCGCTGTGCAAATCGCAGCTCTCATCGAATTCTCCGCACTCGTGCGCGCCAAGGGCGCGGAAGCGCAAACGGGCGTCATGATCGCGACATCGCTGCTGCTGCTCCTGGTGTTTCTGCACGAACGGCTCGAACATGATATTGCAGCCATCACCGGAGGGACCACCTGGCCCCTGCAGTGGCAGTCGCTGCTGTGGATACTGCTGCTGTTCATGCTGCTCGTTCTGCTTGTGGAATTGTTCCGCAACCGACCATCGCCGTTGCTCAATATCGGAGCAACGGTGGCAGGTGTGCTGTATGTCGGACTCTTTCTGGCCTGCACGCTCGGCATTCGGGAAATTTTCAGCGTCATCGAATTTCCCGTCGGACGCGTGTTCGGCACCGCGGAGTTGTCCGCAGCGCAAGCGGATCAACTGTGGAACTGGGGCGGATGGACTGTGATAGCACTGCTGGGCTCAATATGGATGTGCGACACTGCCGCGTATTTCGGCGGTCGGTCCATGGGCCGACATAAACTCTTTCCCCGGGTCAGTCCCAACAAGACCTGGGAAGGAGCGCTATGGGGCTTCGCGGCGGCTGTCGGCAGCATGCTCCTGGCCCGTGCGCTGGTGCTCGATTACCTGAGCATCGCCGATGCTATTACCCTCGGCTGCATAATCGGGGTGCTCGGACAGCTTGGTGATCTCGCTGAATCGCTTCTCAAACGCGACGCCGGTGTGAAGGATTCCTCGGCGCTTTTACCCGGCCATGGCGGAGTGTTCGACCGTTTTGACAGCTTGATATTTGTTTCGCCCGCTGTCTTTCTCTACCTTGATTTCGTTGTGTTCGCATAA
- a CDS encoding CPBP family intramembrane metalloprotease → MHASSPQHASSVQIPNWTIHPVGFGIAVLAIAFVAYQLIGGLITYFLFGVDVAGNVQSMRVVTVVSQVLFLVGPAVALLYLQPWNAVEVFRLRAPALAPLLPVAVAIIGAQFFGQVYLDVQQHVLRSYLLPDGLLPLLDSFEEMLSELYESLLIMRSPAEALFVLFVVGFTPAVCEEALFRGTVQYSFERVLRMRWVLLLTGSIFAMFHLNPLTFVPLTLLGAWLGFVVWRGGSIWYAVIGHAMNNSLAVFSLYMLESDSFVPKLDPGAMPDTATLLIGAAGLAAFLLSVLWFWRLTANPRHDIPSS, encoded by the coding sequence ATGCATGCATCATCTCCACAACATGCATCGTCTGTACAAATCCCAAATTGGACGATACATCCCGTCGGTTTCGGAATCGCGGTGCTGGCCATTGCGTTTGTGGCGTATCAATTGATCGGCGGACTGATCACCTATTTTCTTTTCGGTGTGGACGTTGCCGGGAATGTCCAATCCATGCGCGTGGTAACGGTGGTCTCGCAGGTATTATTTCTCGTAGGTCCCGCAGTGGCGCTGCTGTATCTTCAGCCGTGGAACGCGGTGGAGGTGTTTCGATTGCGCGCGCCAGCCCTGGCACCGTTGCTGCCTGTCGCCGTTGCGATTATCGGGGCGCAGTTTTTCGGGCAGGTGTATCTCGACGTGCAGCAGCACGTCCTGCGCAGCTATCTGCTGCCAGACGGACTGTTACCGCTGCTCGACAGCTTCGAGGAGATGTTAAGCGAGTTGTACGAGTCGCTGCTTATCATGCGCTCGCCGGCGGAGGCGCTGTTTGTACTCTTCGTCGTCGGATTCACACCGGCTGTGTGCGAGGAGGCGTTGTTCCGCGGTACGGTGCAGTATTCCTTCGAGCGCGTGTTGCGCATGCGCTGGGTGCTGCTGCTCACCGGTTCGATTTTCGCGATGTTTCATCTCAATCCCCTTACATTCGTCCCTTTGACGTTGCTCGGCGCGTGGCTGGGTTTCGTGGTCTGGCGGGGCGGTTCGATATGGTATGCCGTGATCGGACACGCAATGAACAATAGTCTCGCCGTCTTCTCACTGTATATGCTCGAATCGGATTCTTTTGTCCCGAAGCTTGATCCCGGCGCCATGCCCGATACCGCAACACTGCTGATCGGCGCGGCGGGTCTGGCGGCATTTCTCTTATCCGTGCTGTGGTTCTGGCGGCTGACCGCCAATCCGCGGCATGATATCCCTTCATCTTAA
- a CDS encoding DUF2007 domain-containing protein, with the protein MSYCPQCHTEYQSGVTDCADCNVPLVEGTPRFCPNCEEFVTEADTFCNNCGILQEIIPAEDVPECENHPDEPAVGGCVICGKPVCADCATEQNGRIFCEQDEHLNVHSGFVVAYTTATDYEAEMIKANLEGAGIHALVFNQHDHVYFTTMGMLALVNVMVPPSQLEAALEIIGALMSEQQDENEAGDEEEGGATA; encoded by the coding sequence ATGTCATACTGTCCGCAATGCCACACGGAATATCAGTCCGGCGTCACCGATTGCGCGGATTGCAACGTACCACTGGTGGAGGGCACGCCGCGCTTCTGCCCGAACTGCGAAGAATTTGTCACCGAAGCGGACACATTCTGCAATAACTGCGGGATATTACAGGAAATCATTCCTGCCGAGGATGTTCCGGAATGTGAAAACCACCCTGACGAACCCGCCGTCGGCGGCTGCGTGATCTGCGGCAAGCCGGTATGCGCCGACTGTGCGACGGAACAGAACGGCCGCATTTTCTGCGAGCAGGATGAGCACCTCAACGTGCATTCCGGTTTCGTCGTGGCCTACACCACAGCCACCGATTACGAAGCGGAGATGATCAAGGCGAACCTGGAAGGCGCCGGCATACACGCACTTGTGTTCAATCAGCACGACCATGTGTATTTCACGACCATGGGCATGCTCGCGCTGGTCAACGTCATGGTGCCGCCGTCGCAGCTCGAGGCCGCTCTGGAAATCATCGGCGCGCTCATGAGCGAACAGCAGGACGAGAACGAGGCGGGCGACGAAGAAGAAGGCGGAGCGACCGCGTGA